A single Elaeis guineensis isolate ETL-2024a chromosome 15, EG11, whole genome shotgun sequence DNA region contains:
- the LOC105058196 gene encoding transcription factor bHLH76 isoform X2 — protein MFSAQRSDQAMGTSSMTTPRSSANVTEQYLVTDWNSLVSVDQNMDFSGPSSISSYNVRVPQNQEFNCSIADTRPSSFGNESFPEMVSSFDLSESCKVADAVCPPSFPSTNKHSFEKNLKGKKRKSLTECGAVHPHSSLERIQKAGVEQQKDLSPESAKSPTERDEKKQKSELNPGVTSHKQAAKLAKEHSQDDDALKEDYIHVRAKRGQATNSHSLAERVRREKISERMRLLQDLVPGCNKITGKAVMLDEIINYVQSLQRQVEFLSMKLATVSPELNFDLEQILSKDIFHAQDGGSAVLGFGPRMSSLRPHLYGPSPHGVMQSEIMCSVPHSEDMISSVWHDELQNVVQMGFVPNAAVTDTENNDSMKVEL, from the exons ATGTTTTCAGCTCAGCGATCTGACCAAGCTATGGGAACATCTTCAATGACGACTCCTCGCTCCTCTGCAAATGTTACTGAACAATACCTTGTTACTGATTGGAACTCCCTGGTTTCGGtggatcaaaatatggattttaGTGGGCCATCTAGTATTTCTTCTTACAATGTTAGGGTGCCACAAAACCAGGAATTCAATTGTTCTATTGCTGATACCAGGCCTTCTTCCTTCGGCAACGAGAGCTTTCCTGAGATGGTGAGTTCTTTTGATCTGTCGGAGAGCTGCAAGGTTGCAGATGCTGTCTGTCCTCCAAGTTTCCCTTCAACCAACAAGCACAGCTTTGAGAAAAATCTCaaggggaagaaaagaaaaagtttgACTGAATGTGGTGCTGTACACCCCCATTCATCACTGGAGAGGATTCAG AAGGCTGGGGTTGAACAACAGAAAGATCTCTCTCCTGAGTCTGCCAAAAGCCCaacagagagagatgagaaaaaacaGAAGAGTGAACTGAACCCAGGTGTCACCTCTCATAAACAGGCTGCTAAACTTGCCAAAGAACATTCTCAAGATGATGATGCTCTTAAAGAAGATTACATTCATGTCCGAGCCAAGCGAGGCCAGGCCACAAATAGCCACAGCCTTGCAGAAAGA GTGAGGAGGGAAAAGATCAGTGAAAGGATGaggcttcttcaagatcttgttcCTGGATGCAATAAG ATTACTGGCAAGGCTGTTATGCTTGATGAGATAATCAACTATGTGCAGTCACTGCAACGGCAGGTCGAG TTCCTATCAATGAAGCTTGCAACTGTCAGCCCTGAACTGAACTTTGATCTTGAGCAAATCCTTTCAAAAGAT atttttcatgcacaagatgGTGGTTCAGCTGTTCTCGGATTTGGTCCCAGAATGAGCAGCCTTCGCCCTCATTTGTATGGACCATCCCCACACGGAGTCATGCAGTCAGAAATCATGTGCAGTGTACCCCATTCAGAGGATATG ATATCAAGTGTATGGCATGATGAACTGCAAAATGTTGTTCAGATGGGCTTCGTTCCTAATGCAGCTGTTACTGACACAGAAAACAATG ATTCCATGAAGGTGGAGTTATAA
- the LOC105058196 gene encoding transcription factor bHLH76 isoform X4, with amino-acid sequence MGTSSMTTPRSSANVTEQYLVTDWNSLVSVDQNMDFSGPSSISSYNVRVPQNQEFNCSIADTRPSSFGNESFPEMVSSFDLSESCKVADAVCPPSFPSTNKHSFEKNLKGKKRKSLTECGAVHPHSSLERIQKAGVEQQKDLSPESAKSPTERDEKKQKSELNPGVTSHKQAAKLAKEHSQDDDALKEDYIHVRAKRGQATNSHSLAERVRREKISERMRLLQDLVPGCNKITGKAVMLDEIINYVQSLQRQVEFLSMKLATVSPELNFDLEQILSKDIFHAQDGGSAVLGFGPRMSSLRPHLYGPSPHGVMQSEIMCSVPHSEDMVRAAPPHTSPVAQISSVWHDELQNVVQMGFVPNAAVTDTENNDSMKVEL; translated from the exons ATGGGAACATCTTCAATGACGACTCCTCGCTCCTCTGCAAATGTTACTGAACAATACCTTGTTACTGATTGGAACTCCCTGGTTTCGGtggatcaaaatatggattttaGTGGGCCATCTAGTATTTCTTCTTACAATGTTAGGGTGCCACAAAACCAGGAATTCAATTGTTCTATTGCTGATACCAGGCCTTCTTCCTTCGGCAACGAGAGCTTTCCTGAGATGGTGAGTTCTTTTGATCTGTCGGAGAGCTGCAAGGTTGCAGATGCTGTCTGTCCTCCAAGTTTCCCTTCAACCAACAAGCACAGCTTTGAGAAAAATCTCaaggggaagaaaagaaaaagtttgACTGAATGTGGTGCTGTACACCCCCATTCATCACTGGAGAGGATTCAG AAGGCTGGGGTTGAACAACAGAAAGATCTCTCTCCTGAGTCTGCCAAAAGCCCaacagagagagatgagaaaaaacaGAAGAGTGAACTGAACCCAGGTGTCACCTCTCATAAACAGGCTGCTAAACTTGCCAAAGAACATTCTCAAGATGATGATGCTCTTAAAGAAGATTACATTCATGTCCGAGCCAAGCGAGGCCAGGCCACAAATAGCCACAGCCTTGCAGAAAGA GTGAGGAGGGAAAAGATCAGTGAAAGGATGaggcttcttcaagatcttgttcCTGGATGCAATAAG ATTACTGGCAAGGCTGTTATGCTTGATGAGATAATCAACTATGTGCAGTCACTGCAACGGCAGGTCGAG TTCCTATCAATGAAGCTTGCAACTGTCAGCCCTGAACTGAACTTTGATCTTGAGCAAATCCTTTCAAAAGAT atttttcatgcacaagatgGTGGTTCAGCTGTTCTCGGATTTGGTCCCAGAATGAGCAGCCTTCGCCCTCATTTGTATGGACCATCCCCACACGGAGTCATGCAGTCAGAAATCATGTGCAGTGTACCCCATTCAGAGGATATGGTTAGAGCTGCTCCACCCCATACTTCCCCAGTGGCTCAA ATATCAAGTGTATGGCATGATGAACTGCAAAATGTTGTTCAGATGGGCTTCGTTCCTAATGCAGCTGTTACTGACACAGAAAACAATG ATTCCATGAAGGTGGAGTTATAA
- the LOC105058196 gene encoding transcription factor bHLH76 isoform X1 — translation MFSAQRSDQAMGTSSMTTPRSSANVTEQYLVTDWNSLVSVDQNMDFSGPSSISSYNVRVPQNQEFNCSIADTRPSSFGNESFPEMVSSFDLSESCKVADAVCPPSFPSTNKHSFEKNLKGKKRKSLTECGAVHPHSSLERIQKAGVEQQKDLSPESAKSPTERDEKKQKSELNPGVTSHKQAAKLAKEHSQDDDALKEDYIHVRAKRGQATNSHSLAERVRREKISERMRLLQDLVPGCNKITGKAVMLDEIINYVQSLQRQVEFLSMKLATVSPELNFDLEQILSKDIFHAQDGGSAVLGFGPRMSSLRPHLYGPSPHGVMQSEIMCSVPHSEDMVRAAPPHTSPVAQISSVWHDELQNVVQMGFVPNAAVTDTENNDSMKVEL, via the exons ATGTTTTCAGCTCAGCGATCTGACCAAGCTATGGGAACATCTTCAATGACGACTCCTCGCTCCTCTGCAAATGTTACTGAACAATACCTTGTTACTGATTGGAACTCCCTGGTTTCGGtggatcaaaatatggattttaGTGGGCCATCTAGTATTTCTTCTTACAATGTTAGGGTGCCACAAAACCAGGAATTCAATTGTTCTATTGCTGATACCAGGCCTTCTTCCTTCGGCAACGAGAGCTTTCCTGAGATGGTGAGTTCTTTTGATCTGTCGGAGAGCTGCAAGGTTGCAGATGCTGTCTGTCCTCCAAGTTTCCCTTCAACCAACAAGCACAGCTTTGAGAAAAATCTCaaggggaagaaaagaaaaagtttgACTGAATGTGGTGCTGTACACCCCCATTCATCACTGGAGAGGATTCAG AAGGCTGGGGTTGAACAACAGAAAGATCTCTCTCCTGAGTCTGCCAAAAGCCCaacagagagagatgagaaaaaacaGAAGAGTGAACTGAACCCAGGTGTCACCTCTCATAAACAGGCTGCTAAACTTGCCAAAGAACATTCTCAAGATGATGATGCTCTTAAAGAAGATTACATTCATGTCCGAGCCAAGCGAGGCCAGGCCACAAATAGCCACAGCCTTGCAGAAAGA GTGAGGAGGGAAAAGATCAGTGAAAGGATGaggcttcttcaagatcttgttcCTGGATGCAATAAG ATTACTGGCAAGGCTGTTATGCTTGATGAGATAATCAACTATGTGCAGTCACTGCAACGGCAGGTCGAG TTCCTATCAATGAAGCTTGCAACTGTCAGCCCTGAACTGAACTTTGATCTTGAGCAAATCCTTTCAAAAGAT atttttcatgcacaagatgGTGGTTCAGCTGTTCTCGGATTTGGTCCCAGAATGAGCAGCCTTCGCCCTCATTTGTATGGACCATCCCCACACGGAGTCATGCAGTCAGAAATCATGTGCAGTGTACCCCATTCAGAGGATATGGTTAGAGCTGCTCCACCCCATACTTCCCCAGTGGCTCAA ATATCAAGTGTATGGCATGATGAACTGCAAAATGTTGTTCAGATGGGCTTCGTTCCTAATGCAGCTGTTACTGACACAGAAAACAATG ATTCCATGAAGGTGGAGTTATAA
- the LOC105058196 gene encoding transcription factor bHLH74 isoform X3, producing the protein MPSSFGNESFPEMVSSFDLSESCKVADAVCPPSFPSTNKHSFEKNLKGKKRKSLTECGAVHPHSSLERIQKAGVEQQKDLSPESAKSPTERDEKKQKSELNPGVTSHKQAAKLAKEHSQDDDALKEDYIHVRAKRGQATNSHSLAERVRREKISERMRLLQDLVPGCNKITGKAVMLDEIINYVQSLQRQVEFLSMKLATVSPELNFDLEQILSKDIFHAQDGGSAVLGFGPRMSSLRPHLYGPSPHGVMQSEIMCSVPHSEDMVRAAPPHTSPVAQISSVWHDELQNVVQMGFVPNAAVTDTENNDSMKVEL; encoded by the exons AT GCCTTCTTCCTTCGGCAACGAGAGCTTTCCTGAGATGGTGAGTTCTTTTGATCTGTCGGAGAGCTGCAAGGTTGCAGATGCTGTCTGTCCTCCAAGTTTCCCTTCAACCAACAAGCACAGCTTTGAGAAAAATCTCaaggggaagaaaagaaaaagtttgACTGAATGTGGTGCTGTACACCCCCATTCATCACTGGAGAGGATTCAG AAGGCTGGGGTTGAACAACAGAAAGATCTCTCTCCTGAGTCTGCCAAAAGCCCaacagagagagatgagaaaaaacaGAAGAGTGAACTGAACCCAGGTGTCACCTCTCATAAACAGGCTGCTAAACTTGCCAAAGAACATTCTCAAGATGATGATGCTCTTAAAGAAGATTACATTCATGTCCGAGCCAAGCGAGGCCAGGCCACAAATAGCCACAGCCTTGCAGAAAGA GTGAGGAGGGAAAAGATCAGTGAAAGGATGaggcttcttcaagatcttgttcCTGGATGCAATAAG ATTACTGGCAAGGCTGTTATGCTTGATGAGATAATCAACTATGTGCAGTCACTGCAACGGCAGGTCGAG TTCCTATCAATGAAGCTTGCAACTGTCAGCCCTGAACTGAACTTTGATCTTGAGCAAATCCTTTCAAAAGAT atttttcatgcacaagatgGTGGTTCAGCTGTTCTCGGATTTGGTCCCAGAATGAGCAGCCTTCGCCCTCATTTGTATGGACCATCCCCACACGGAGTCATGCAGTCAGAAATCATGTGCAGTGTACCCCATTCAGAGGATATGGTTAGAGCTGCTCCACCCCATACTTCCCCAGTGGCTCAA ATATCAAGTGTATGGCATGATGAACTGCAAAATGTTGTTCAGATGGGCTTCGTTCCTAATGCAGCTGTTACTGACACAGAAAACAATG ATTCCATGAAGGTGGAGTTATAA